GCAGCGGGTGCGGAAGACGCAGCCGTCGGGGAACCGGCCGGCGGCGGGCACGGCCCCGGCGATGGTGCGCAGCCGGCCGCGCTCGTCGCTGCGCTCGAGGTCGGACGAGTCGAGCAGGCCGCGCGTGTACGGGTGCCGTGGGCGCGTGAAGACCTCGTCCACCGTGCCGGTCTCGACGATGCGCCCGCCGTACATGACCATGACGCGCCGGCACACCGTGGCGACGACGGCCAGGTCGTGCGTGATGAAGAGCAGGGCCGAGCCGAGCCGCTCCACGCCGCGCAGCACCAGGTCGAGCACCTGCGCCTGCACGGTGACGTCGAGGGCGGTCGTGGGCTCGTCGCAGAGGAGGACCGACGGGTCGTTGGACAGCGCCATCGCGAGGACCACCCGCTGGCGCTGCCCGCCGGAGAGCTGGTGCGGGTACGCCCGCGCGGCCCGCCCGGGGTCGGGCAGCCGCACGAGGTCGAGCAGTTCGACGGCCCGCGCCCGCGCCGCCCGCCGGTCCGGCACGGTGCGGTGCAGCAGCATCGCCTCGGCGACCTGGTCGCCGACGCGCATCACCGGGTTCAGCGCGGTCATCGGCTCCTGGAAGACCATGGCGACCCTGTCGCCCCGTACGCGGGACAGCGCCTTCTCCGAGGCCCCGACGAGGTCGTGGTCCACGCCCGCGAGGCGCACCGAGCCCTCGGCCCTCACCCCCTCGGGCAGCAGGCCCATGACCGCCGACGCGGTGAGGGACTTGCCCGAGCCCGACTCGCCGATGAGGCCGACGCGCTCGCCGGCGGACAGGCTGAACGAGACGTCGCTGACCAGGCGCAGGCGCGAGGTGCCGACGTGCAGGTCGCGCACGTCGAGCACGGGGGCACCCGCTGCGGGCGCCGCGGCCGCCGCGCTCACCGGCGGTCCTGCAGCCGCGGGTCGAGGTGGTCGCGCAGGCCGTCGCCGAGCAGGTTGAAGCCCAGCACGGCCAGGGCGATGGCCAGGCCGGGCCAGAGCGCCAGCCGCGGCGCCGTGAACAGCAGCTCCTGCGACTCCTGCAGCATCCGCCCCCAGGACGGCGTGGGCGGGCGGGTGCCGAAGCCGAGGAACGACAGGGCGGCCTCGGCGAGCACGGCGATGGCGAAGCTCACCGACGCCTGGACGATGACGAGGCCGGCGATGTTGGGCAGCACGTGCCGGCCCGCGACCGCCGGCGGCGTGCGCCCGGCCGAGCGGGCGGCGAGCACGTACTCGGTGCTCATCACCTGCAGCGTGCCGCTGCGGGCGAGCCGGGCGAAGGACGGCACGGTGGCGATGCCGATGGCGACCATCGCGGTGAGCGTCGAGGCGCCGAAGACGGCGCCGAACATGATGGCGAGCAGCAGCGCCGGGAAGGCCAGCAGCAGGTCGTTGAGCCGCATGAGCAGCTCCCCGAGCCAGCGCGGCGCCATGCCGGCGAGCACGCCCAGCGGCGTGCCCACGACCGCCGCGACGCCGACGGCGACGATGCCGACGAAGAGCGTCGTGCGCGCGCCGACCATGAGCTGGCTGACGACGTCGCGGCCGAACTTGTCGGTGCCCAGCCAGTGGTCGGCACCGGGGGTGAGCAGGCGGGCGGCGGGGTCGACCCGGGTGGGGTCGTACGGGGTCCAGACGAACGACACCAGCGCGGCGACGACGACCAGCCCGACGAGGGCACCGCCGACGACGAGGGAGGCGTTCGCCCGGCGCCGGTCCCCGGTGGGCGCGAGCGGCTCCAGGCGGGCGTCGGTCACGCGGCCCTCCGCAGCCTCGGGTCCAGCACGGCGTAGAGCAGGTCGACCACGTAGTTGACGAGCAGCACGGCCAGCACGAGCACCATGACGACGCCCTGCACGAGCAGCAGGTCGCGGTTGCCGACGCCGTCGAGCAGCAGGCTGCCGAGGCCGGGGATGACGAAGACGCGCTCGACGACGACCGCGCCGACGAGCAGCGTCGCGAGCTGCAGGCCGAGGACGGTGACGACGGGGATCGCGGCGTTGCGCAGGCCGTGGCGCACCAGGGCGCCGTACGGCCCGAGCCCCTTGGCCCGCGCGGTGCGCACGTAGTCCTCGCGGAGCACGTCGAGGACCGCCGAGCGCACGTAGCGGGTGAGGACCGCGCCCTGCACCAGGCCCAGCGACAGCGCGGGCAGCACGAGGCGCCGCAGGAACTCCCCCGGGTCCTCGGCCGGCGGCACCCACCCGCTGGAGGGGAGCCAGCCCAGCCGCACCGCGAAGACGGTGACGAGCAGGATCCCCGCGAGGAACGACGGCACGGCCACCCCGACCTGGCTCAGCGCCGAGACCGCGGCACCGGCGGCGTCGCGGTGCCGCACGGCCGCGACGACGCCGAGGGGCAGCGCGACGAGCAGGGCGAGCACCATCGCGGTGAGCACCAGCCACAGCGTCACCTGCAGGCGGTCGAGCACCTGCGGGCCGATGCCCGCGCCCGAGACGTACGACCGCCCGAAGTCCCCGCTGGGCAGGCCGCCGACCCAGTCGAGGTACTGCACGACGAGCGGGCGGTCCGTGCCGAACCGCTCCCGGGTCGCCTGCACGGCCTCCTCGGTCGCGTTGACGCCGAGGGCGACGCGCGCCGGGTCGCCCGGCAGCACCGCCATGAAGGCGAAGACGACGACCGAGGCGAGCGCGAGGCTGACGAGGAAGACGAGGGTCCGCCGGAGCACCTGCAGGAGCACGCGGCCTACCCGCGGGACAGGGTCGTCAGGTCGAAGGATTCCCCGATGCGGTTCTCCGGCAGGCCCTGCACGTCGGCCTCCGCGACGATGAGGTTCGGCAGCAGGAACAGCCAGTCCGCGGCCGCCTGCTCGGAGATGCGCCGCGCGGCCTGCTGCAGGTCGGTCACCTGCTCCTCCGGCGTGCCGCGGTCCGCCTGCGCGAGCAGGTCCTGCACCTGCGGGTCGTCGTAGCGGAAGTAGTAGTCGGGGTTGCCGAAGGCGGAGATGTCGCGGGGCTCGACGTGGGCCACGATCGACAGGTCGTAGTCCGCGTTGGTGAAGACGTCCTCCAGCCAGCGGGCCGGGAACTCCAGCGGCTCGATCTCCGCGGTGATGCCGACGTCGGCGAGCTGGGACTGCACGACCTGCGCCGAGGCCACCGCGTAGGGCAGGTTCGCGATGCGCATCCGCAGGCTGACGTCCTGGGCGCCGGCCTCCTGCAGGAGCTGGCGGGCCCGGTCGGGGTCGTACGGCGCCACGCCGGTGAGGTCCTCGTACCAGGGGTCGGTCGGCGGCACCATGCTGCCGATGAGCTCGCCGCGCCCGGCCCAGGCGGTGTCGAGCAGCGCCTGGTGGTCGATCGCGTGCCGCACCGCCTGGCGCACGCGCACGTCCTGCAGCGGCCCCGCCGCGCCGTTCATGGAGAGCACGACCTCGCCGTTCGTCGTGCCCTCGATGACCTGGAACCGGTCGTCGCCCTCGAACTGCGCGAGCGTCTCGGGCGCCTGCACGGTGCCGACGACGTCGATGCCCCCGGACAGCAGGGCGTTCGTCGTGGCGGTGGCGTCCTCGAAGTACTGCAGCGTCACCTGGCCCACCCCGGGCGCCTCGCCCCAGTAGTCGTCGCGGGCGGTGAGCTCGAGGGTCCCGGAGTTGTCCCACTCGGTCACCTCGTACGGCCCGGTGCCCACGGCGGTGCTCTGCAGGTCGTCCACCCCGGACTCGCTGAACATGGCTCCGATGCGCGTGGTCATGCGGAAGAGCCAGTCGTTGCTCGGCTCGGACAGCGTCACCCGCAGCTCGGTCGGGGAGACCGCCTCGACGGTGTCCACGACGTCCATCCCGCTCTTGAGCGACACGGTCCAGGCGTCGGACTTCACCCGCTCGATGCTGAACTTCGCGTCCTCGGCGGTGAACTCCTCGCCGTCGGAGAAGGTCACGCCCTCCTGCAGGGTGAAGTCGTACGTCCGCCCGTCCTCGGAGACCTCCCAGCTCTCCGCGAGCAGCGGCACGACCTCGCCGGAGTCCTGGTCGAGCTTCACCAGGCCCTCGTAGACGTTGACGAGCAGCGCCTCCGGGATGGCGGCGCCATCGGTCGTGGTGAAGTCGAGGTTGGCCGGCTCCGCGGTCAGGCCGACCACGAGGCCCTCGCCGCCGCCGTCGGGGGCGCCGCTGGGGCCGCCGACCGGGTCGTCGGCGCTGCTGCCCGCCGAGCAGGCGGCCGTCGCCAGCAGGGTGGCGCTCGTGGCCAGGGCCGCGAGGAGCCGGGGGGTGCGTCG
The sequence above is a segment of the Vallicoccus soli genome. Coding sequences within it:
- a CDS encoding ABC transporter ATP-binding protein, with protein sequence MSAAAAAPAAGAPVLDVRDLHVGTSRLRLVSDVSFSLSAGERVGLIGESGSGKSLTASAVMGLLPEGVRAEGSVRLAGVDHDLVGASEKALSRVRGDRVAMVFQEPMTALNPVMRVGDQVAEAMLLHRTVPDRRAARARAVELLDLVRLPDPGRAARAYPHQLSGGQRQRVVLAMALSNDPSVLLCDEPTTALDVTVQAQVLDLVLRGVERLGSALLFITHDLAVVATVCRRVMVMYGGRIVETGTVDEVFTRPRHPYTRGLLDSSDLERSDERGRLRTIAGAVPAAGRFPDGCVFRTRCPRAQDDCAELPPWYGDRARGHACRHPVEEPR
- a CDS encoding ABC transporter permease translates to MEPLAPTGDRRRANASLVVGGALVGLVVVAALVSFVWTPYDPTRVDPAARLLTPGADHWLGTDKFGRDVVSQLMVGARTTLFVGIVAVGVAAVVGTPLGVLAGMAPRWLGELLMRLNDLLLAFPALLLAIMFGAVFGASTLTAMVAIGIATVPSFARLARSGTLQVMSTEYVLAARSAGRTPPAVAGRHVLPNIAGLVIVQASVSFAIAVLAEAALSFLGFGTRPPTPSWGRMLQESQELLFTAPRLALWPGLAIALAVLGFNLLGDGLRDHLDPRLQDRR
- a CDS encoding ABC transporter permease; this encodes MLLQVLRRTLVFLVSLALASVVVFAFMAVLPGDPARVALGVNATEEAVQATRERFGTDRPLVVQYLDWVGGLPSGDFGRSYVSGAGIGPQVLDRLQVTLWLVLTAMVLALLVALPLGVVAAVRHRDAAGAAVSALSQVGVAVPSFLAGILLVTVFAVRLGWLPSSGWVPPAEDPGEFLRRLVLPALSLGLVQGAVLTRYVRSAVLDVLREDYVRTARAKGLGPYGALVRHGLRNAAIPVVTVLGLQLATLLVGAVVVERVFVIPGLGSLLLDGVGNRDLLLVQGVVMVLVLAVLLVNYVVDLLYAVLDPRLRRAA
- a CDS encoding ABC transporter substrate-binding protein; amino-acid sequence: MRRRTPRLLAALATSATLLATAACSAGSSADDPVGGPSGAPDGGGEGLVVGLTAEPANLDFTTTDGAAIPEALLVNVYEGLVKLDQDSGEVVPLLAESWEVSEDGRTYDFTLQEGVTFSDGEEFTAEDAKFSIERVKSDAWTVSLKSGMDVVDTVEAVSPTELRVTLSEPSNDWLFRMTTRIGAMFSESGVDDLQSTAVGTGPYEVTEWDNSGTLELTARDDYWGEAPGVGQVTLQYFEDATATTNALLSGGIDVVGTVQAPETLAQFEGDDRFQVIEGTTNGEVVLSMNGAAGPLQDVRVRQAVRHAIDHQALLDTAWAGRGELIGSMVPPTDPWYEDLTGVAPYDPDRARQLLQEAGAQDVSLRMRIANLPYAVASAQVVQSQLADVGITAEIEPLEFPARWLEDVFTNADYDLSIVAHVEPRDISAFGNPDYYFRYDDPQVQDLLAQADRGTPEEQVTDLQQAARRISEQAAADWLFLLPNLIVAEADVQGLPENRIGESFDLTTLSRG